The following are encoded together in the Pedobacter steynii genome:
- a CDS encoding META domain-containing protein encodes MKRILLLAIVMTSTFTACTTLKPGTIGNGGLSQLGGTWELNYISGPRIAFNGLYPATKPTITFDITERKLSGNTSCNSFSGTLVADDTTINFTQPLAMTKMACPGEGEATFLEMLKKASTYSVSDSTLNFMMGDIAIMRFSKK; translated from the coding sequence ATGAAAAGAATCCTGTTACTGGCAATTGTAATGACCAGCACTTTTACAGCGTGCACAACTCTGAAACCCGGAACGATAGGAAACGGTGGACTATCACAACTGGGAGGAACCTGGGAATTAAACTACATATCTGGTCCTAGAATAGCTTTTAATGGTTTATATCCTGCAACAAAACCGACCATCACCTTTGATATCACGGAGCGGAAATTAAGTGGAAATACAAGCTGTAATTCTTTTTCCGGCACCCTAGTGGCAGATGATACCACCATCAATTTCACCCAGCCCTTAGCCATGACAAAAATGGCCTGCCCTGGTGAAGGAGAGGCCACTTTTCTGGAAATGTTAAAGAAAGCAAGTACCTATTCGGTAAGCGATAGTACCCTTAACTTTATGATGGGCGACATTGCCATCATGCGTTTTAGTAAAAAGTAG